The Flammeovirga pectinis genomic interval TTCTTCTTTGCCCAAGAATCTTTCAATCCAACAGTCTTATTAAAAATCATGTTTTCAGGAGTAGATTCCTTATCTAAGATAAAGTAACCTAAACGTTGGAATTGGAAATTATCTCCAGCTGTATTGTCTAATAAAGATGGTTCAACTTTACAACCTTCAATCATTTCTAATGAGTTCGGGTTTAAAAATTCTTTAAAATCTTTTTCTTTATCAGCATCAGGAGCTTCATCAGAGAATAAACGGTCATAAAGGTTTACTTTAGCGTCTACTGCATGTGCAGCTGAAACCCAGTGTAATGTACCTTTAACTTTACGTTTAGATTCTTCAGTACCACTGCCAGAACGAGAAAGAGGATCATATGTACAGTGGATTTCTGTAATATTTCCATCTTCATCTTTCACACAGCTTTCCCCCTTAATAATATAAGCGTTTTTTAAACGAACCTCTTTACCAAGCGTTAAACGGAAAAATTTACGGTTTGCTTCTTCTTTAAAGTCATCTTTTTCGATATATAAAACTTTAGAGAAAGGAACTTTGCGAGAACCAGAATTTTCATCCTCAGGATTATTTTCTGCTTCTAACCATTCTTCTGCACCTTCTTCGTAATTATCAATTACTAATTTGATAGGGTCAAGAACAGCCATTACACGAGGAGCTGTTTTATTTAGGTCCTGACGTACAGCAAATTCTAATAATGAAACATCAATTACATTATCACGCTTAGTTATACCAACAGTTTCAGCAAAATTTCTGATAGATGTAGGAGTATAACCTCTTCTTCTTAATCCAGAAACAGTAGGCATACGTGGATCATCCCATCCGTTTACAACCCCTTCTTCAACTAATTGTAATAGTTTACGCTTAGACATAACTGTATAGTTAAGGTTTAAGCGAGAGAATTCTGTTTGTTCTGGACGAACTTTATCTTTATCAGCAACTTGATCTAAGAACCAATTGTACAAAGGTCTATGTACTTCAAATTCAGTTGTACATAAAGAATTTGTAATACCTTCAATATAATCAGATTGTCCATGTGCCCAATCATACATTGGATAAATACTCCAAGTAGTTCCTGTTCTATGGTGTGCTTTTTTTATAATTCTGTATAAGAAAGGGTCACGAAGGTGCATGTTTGCATTCGCCATATCAATTTTGGCTCTTAATACACGGGTACCTTCATCAAATTTCCCCTCTTTCATTCCTTCGAACAACTCTAGACTCTCCTCAATAGAACGTTCTCTAAAAGGGGAATTTGTACCAGGAGTTGTTGGAGTTCCTTTTTGAGAAGCAATAGTGTTAGCATCTTGATCGTCTACATAAGCTTTACCTTCTTTAATAAGTTGTACAGCCCAAGCATACAATTGATCAAAATAATCGGAAGTAAATTTAGGTTCACCAACCCAATTAAATCCTAACCATTCAATGTCTTCTTTAATTGCATCTACATATTCTTGATCTTCCTTTGTAGGGTTAGTATCATCAAAACGAAGGTTAGTACCTGCATTTTCAAATTCTTGTGATAACCCAAAGTTCAAGCAAATTGATTTTGCATGACCAATATGTAAATAACCATTTGGTTCTGGTGGGAAACGGAATAATAGTTTACCGCCATTTTTGTCAGATTTTACTTCTTCAGTGATTTTCTCACGAATAAAATCCATTCTTTTTTCTATATTTTTCTCTTCCATTGTAATCAATTAGATCATTTGATTTAACATCAAACCTTGTGGAATTAATTTTCTTCTTTTAATTTATTGATCTCTTCAATAGCGACCTTGATTCTGCTAGCAACTTCCTCTTTTCCTAAGATTTCTTGCATAATCATTAAATCAGGACCTCCACCTTTACCAGAGATTGCAACTCTTAATGCAGGCATTACATGACCAATTTTCATTTCATGTTGTTCTAAAATACCCATGAAAATTGATTTAGCATCATCCGCAGTAAAGCTATCAGCACTTTCTATAGCTGCAGCATAATCTGTTAAAACAGCAACACCTTCTGGCTTCCATTTTTTCTTAACAGTTTTAGCATCGTAAGAAGTTGGAGCTTCATAGAAGAAACGGCCATCTCTCCAAATTTCTTGAGGGAAAGTAACACGTTCTTTCAATTGGTTGCAAACTAATGCTGCTTTTTCAGGAGTAGAAGTAACACCTTCTTTTTCCATGTCAGCTAAAAGGTATTTAGCCAATTCAGCATCTGGTTTTTCTTTAAGGTATTGTTGGTTAAACCATTTAGCCTTATCAATATCGAATTTAGTACCAGCCTTAGTGACACGTTCCATCGTAAATTCAGCAATCAATTCTTCTAATGTAAAGAATTCACGCTCATCACCTGGGTTCCAACCTAAGAAAGATAAGAAATTGATAAATGCATCTGCTAAGAAACCATCTTCTTTAAAACCTCTAGAAATATCGCCTGTTGCAGGGTCTTTCCATTCAATAGGGAATACAGCAAATCCCATTTTATCGCCATCACGCTTACTTAATTTACCATTACCATCAGGCTTTAATAAAAGTGGTAAGTGAGCAAAACGAGGCATAGAATCTTCCCAACCTAAATATCTATATAGTAACACATGAAGCGGTGCAGAAGGTAACCATTCCTCACCTCTAATAACGTGAGTGATTCCCATTAAATGGTCGTCAACAACGTTAGCAAGGTGGTATGTAGGCATACCGTCAGACTTCATTAAAATTTTATCATCAATAGTGTGTGAGTGAACCATAACCCAACCACGAACCATATCATTTAGTCTAATTTCTTCTTTACGAGGAACTTTTAGACGGATAACATAAGGATCACCATTGTCTAAACGTTTTTGTACTTCTTCTGCAGATAACGTTAACGAGTTCGTCATTTGCATACGTG includes:
- the gltX gene encoding glutamate--tRNA ligase; translated protein: MENKVRVRFAPSPTGPLHIGGVRTALFNYLFAKHNGGEFLVRIEDTDQNRFVEGAEEYIKQSLEWAGIVADEAPWNPGDCGPYRQSERKDIYKEYADKLVKNDLAYYAFDTTEELEEMRERLKQARVNTPQYNSMTRMQMTNSLTLSAEEVQKRLDNGDPYVIRLKVPRKEEIRLNDMVRGWVMVHSHTIDDKILMKSDGMPTYHLANVVDDHLMGITHVIRGEEWLPSAPLHVLLYRYLGWEDSMPRFAHLPLLLKPDGNGKLSKRDGDKMGFAVFPIEWKDPATGDISRGFKEDGFLADAFINFLSFLGWNPGDEREFFTLEELIAEFTMERVTKAGTKFDIDKAKWFNQQYLKEKPDAELAKYLLADMEKEGVTSTPEKAALVCNQLKERVTFPQEIWRDGRFFYEAPTSYDAKTVKKKWKPEGVAVLTDYAAAIESADSFTADDAKSIFMGILEQHEMKIGHVMPALRVAISGKGGGPDLMIMQEILGKEEVASRIKVAIEEINKLKEEN
- a CDS encoding glutamine--tRNA ligase/YqeY domain fusion protein, with product MEEKNIEKRMDFIREKITEEVKSDKNGGKLLFRFPPEPNGYLHIGHAKSICLNFGLSQEFENAGTNLRFDDTNPTKEDQEYVDAIKEDIEWLGFNWVGEPKFTSDYFDQLYAWAVQLIKEGKAYVDDQDANTIASQKGTPTTPGTNSPFRERSIEESLELFEGMKEGKFDEGTRVLRAKIDMANANMHLRDPFLYRIIKKAHHRTGTTWSIYPMYDWAHGQSDYIEGITNSLCTTEFEVHRPLYNWFLDQVADKDKVRPEQTEFSRLNLNYTVMSKRKLLQLVEEGVVNGWDDPRMPTVSGLRRRGYTPTSIRNFAETVGITKRDNVIDVSLLEFAVRQDLNKTAPRVMAVLDPIKLVIDNYEEGAEEWLEAENNPEDENSGSRKVPFSKVLYIEKDDFKEEANRKFFRLTLGKEVRLKNAYIIKGESCVKDEDGNITEIHCTYDPLSRSGSGTEESKRKVKGTLHWVSAAHAVDAKVNLYDRLFSDEAPDADKEKDFKEFLNPNSLEMIEGCKVEPSLLDNTAGDNFQFQRLGYFILDKESTPENMIFNKTVGLKDSWAKKK